One window of the Carcharodon carcharias isolate sCarCar2 chromosome 26, sCarCar2.pri, whole genome shotgun sequence genome contains the following:
- the LOC121269832 gene encoding kelch-like protein 25, which yields MSVSEHQIRRSRGGADSGSSSNASLFHKASHPETVLAQLDSLRRQRLFTDVTLWAGSRSFLCHRAVLAACSRYFEAMFSNGLRESSDREVDLRDSVRPEALELLLDYAYSARLAISEENAEWLLQAGDMLQFPDIREAAAAFLEKRLRASNCLGLLLLSDAHQCRRLRQQARAACLAHFEQLAAGPAEELCGLPEATLAELLACDELEAEDERTVHRAVLRWVRHDPAGRRGRLAGLLRHVRLALLPAPYLEAWAAAERLLEDDPLSRGLVEEARRCQERIRRREVEKPPAETPPSARPRRAGHTLLILGGRTFLCDQVYELDRGAGRIVAKATLPSPRKEFSACALGRRVYVSGGRGPENGVSRDVWVYDAAAGDWSKVAPMLVARFGHGSAELRSGVFVLGGHTASPPASPSVCLKQVERYDPATNAWTMVAPLPDGVSNAAVVSAQLRLYVFGGASASGLPQAERLARVQRYEPLEDRWAVPAVCPQPWRYTAAAALGSQIFIMGGDTEFTAASAYRFDCDTNQWTRVGDMTAKRMSCHAVASGNKLYVVGGYFGTQRCKSLDCYDPTSDTWSSITTVPYSLIPTAFVSTWKQFPA from the coding sequence ATGTCGGTGAGTGAACACCAGATCCGCAGGAGCCGGGGCGGCGCCGACTCCGGCTCCTCCAGCAACGCCTCGCTGTTCCACAAGGCTTCCCACCCGGAGACCGTCCTGGCCCAGCTCGACAGCCTGCGGAGGCAGCGCCTCTTCACCGACGTGACCCTGTGGGCCGGCAGTCGCTCCTTCCTGTGCCACCGGGCGGTGCTGGCTGCCTGCAGCCGCTACTTCGAGGCCATGTTCAGCAACGGGCTGCGGGAGAGCAGCGACCGGGAGGTGGACCTGCGGGACAGCGTGCGCCCCGAGGCGCTGGAGCTGCTGCTGGACTACGCCTACTCGGCGCGGCTGGCCATCAGCGAGGAGAACGCCGAGTGGCTGCTGCAGGCCGGCGACATGCTGCAGTTCCCCGACATCCGCGAGGCGGCCGCCGCCTTCCTGGAGAAGCGCCTGCGGGCCTCCAACTGCCTGGGCCTGCTGCTCCTGTCGGACGCGCACCAGTGCCGCCGCCTCCGCCAGCAGGCCCGGGCCGCCTGCCTGGCCCACTTCGAGCAGCTGGCGGCCGGCCCGGCCGAGGAGCTGTGCGGCCTGCCCGAGGCCACGCTGGCCGAGCTGCTGGCCTGCGACGAGCTGGAGGCCGAGGACGAGCGGACGGTGCACCGGGCCGTCCTGCGCTGGGTGCGCCACGACCCGGCGGGGCGGCGGGGCCGCCTGGCCGGCCTGCTGCGCCACGTCCGCCTGGCCCTGCTGCCCGCCCCTTACCTGGAGGCCTGGGCGGCCGCCGAGCGGCTGCTGGAGGACGACCCGCTCAGCCGGGGGCTGGTGGAGGAGGCCCGCCGCTGCCAGGAGCGGATCCGGCGGCGGGAGGTGGAGAAGCCGCCGGCGGAGACGCCGCCGTCGGCGCGGCCGCGGCGGGCGGGGCACACGCTGCTGATCCTGGGCGGGCGGACCTTCCTGTGCGACCAGGTGTACGAGCTGGACCGCGGGGCGGGGCGTATCGTGGCCAAGGCGACGCTGCCCAGCCCGCGCAAGGAGTTCAGCGCGTGCGCGCTGGGCCGCCGCGTCTACGTcagcggggggcggggcccagaGAATGGGGTCTCGCGAGACGTCTGGGTCTATGACGCGGCGGCCGGCGATTGGTCCAAAGTGGCGCCAATGCTGGTCGCCCGCTTCGGCCATGGCTCCGCTGAGCTGAGGAGCGGAGTGTTCGTGCTGGGCGGACACACGGCCTCGCCCCCGGCGTCGCCCTCCGTCTGCCTCAAGCAGGTGGAGCGCTACGACCCGGCCACCAACGCCTGGACCATGGTGGCCCCGCTCCCCGACGGCGTCAGCAACGCGGCGGTGGTGAGCGCCCAGCTCCGACTCTACGTCTTCGGCGGCGCCTCCGCCTCCGGCCTGCCCCAGGCCGAGCGGCTGGCCCGGGTGCAGCGTTACGAGCCGCTGGAAGATCGCTGGGCTGTGCCGGCCGTCTGCCCGCAGCCCTGGCGTTACACGGCGGCCGCCGCCCTGGGCAGCCAGATCTTCATCATGGGCGGCGACACCGAGTTCACGGCGGCCTCGGCCTACCGCTTCGACTGCGACACCAACCAGTGGACGCGGGTGGGCGACATGACAGCCAAGCGCATGAGCTGCCATGCCGTGGCCTCCGGCAATAAGCTCTACGTGGTGGGCGGCTACTTTGGCACCCAGCGTTGCAAGAGCCTGGACTGCTATGACCCGACCTCGGACACATGGAGCAGCATCACCACGGTGCCCTACTCGCTCATCCCCACCGCCTTTGTCAGCACCTGGAAGCAATTTCCTGCCTGA